GGCTCACGTATGTCCATCTGTGTGATCCACTGCTACTCCCTTGATCAAGTATTTTCATTAGGGTATCATCTTTGAAATCCAATTTGGGCATAGATGGGTCGCCGACAGGGGCCTCGGGTGGTGTGCGGACGGATGGGGGTGCTTCCGTAACGTACCTAAGTATGAGAGTCAATCGAGACCTTAGTCTGCTCTATCAAGCCATATTCCACGAGGGAAAGACCGAGCCATCGGCAGACTGTGGAGTGACGATAGACTAGCTCGTGCGAGGTGAATAAGGCTCAAGACTAGACATGGACAAGCTCGATCTTTTCATCCAAGCTACCTCGTCTTATATCATCCTGGCCGAGGTATGCTTATTCAGAACTCATCACAGTAAAGTCCATCAATACCCAACTAGTACACGATTCGCTACCGCACCATTGGTAAGTTGACCCTTGGTGACAGGGACCGGGGAAATTTGGACGAGAGACATGTGCATTTCTCCCACCCACCGAGCATTTCTTGCTGGGGAGATCGTAATGCAGGAGGAGAGAATGTCGCCCTGCTACTGGCTTCAGTCCTGTTGAAGATTGCCCAAGGTAGACGTTGCGAACGTTAGTCTAGATCCTGCGCTGCAGAAGTCACATTCGGATAGGCCGACCCTGCCAGTGGGATGGTGTTATTGGGGCTCGTCGGATCACAACATGAAACGCCTAGGACGCCCCATATGCCAACGAAGCAGGGAATGACTGCAAGACTTCGCATTTCAATGGGCAAAGTGGCTGTGCCGCTACATTGCATATTTGAAAGTGAGCATGAAAGGACAGCCACAATAAACAGCAGTGAGCGACCTACAATGAACACTCATCGGTAAAGACGGATGAACCCCTACGTCTGAAAAGAAGAGTCAAACGTGCAGAGCTGACGTTGGGTTTGGACTCCATctgaacttattaatactcgaCTGTATCATTGGTTTGACGCTAAACTCTGTTCTAGACCAGGCCCAGTAGATCCTAAAGCTTGTTCTAAAAGTCCCCCGCAAAGCGCCCTGCGGAGGCGGGACCCGGACTCATAGAGACTTAGAGTGCCTACCAAAGGCCTGGTCCCCTTACATTAGAGTGTGACCACAGCGTCGGTCTCGGTTCTCCTGCTCGGAAATCGAGGTGGCCTCGGCAGCTCGGCCGAAAGGTTGCCTCGAATTATCGGTATTCACGAGATCATGGACGCGAGTAAAGCTTCATGAACTTGCGTTTTCAGTCTAGCTCACGGGTTCGGCTGTGGTTTCGGGTGACTGACCCCTGAACAGGGGATGAACTGGTTTGTTCATGAGTCTTCTTTCGAACTCTGGTTGAGGAGGTATAACATCATGTTCGCCTGGCCATCAAATCTTAATTCTTTGTACCAATCAGTCTCTTGATATTACAGTAGATCCGTCTTTCGATATCAATCTTCCAGCAAGTCAATGTGTCGGGTTCCCTTCCACGCGAGGCTCTTCGGGCCGTGGCTCGCCATCGCTGCGGTCCTGGTCCTCGGCCAGGACGCAGCAGACAAGGCAAAGTTTGGCGACCCTATCAACGTCCTCGGCAGTGTAAGTGCCCTTTCCATCATCCCAAAATTCAACTTCCATTTGCTAAAGACAACGTCCATCAGATGGAAAGAACCGACCAGGACTTCCAGGACGGCTTAGCACTAGACCTCTTCTCACCCAAAAACCGCACGCTGGTCGTCCAACAGAACCTCACCCCGCTGCCGGGCAACTTCGTGACGGGCACCACTGGCGGTCCCTTCATGGCACTCCAGAACTACTCGTACGTCATCAGCCTCAACGAGTCGGCAAACGACCTCATCGCCAAGATCGAGATCCCCTACGACCCGGCTGCTCTCGCCGCGATCGGCATACAAGAGAGCAACACCTACGTCGGTACGCTGGCCGGTGACAAACGAAGCTGGATCGTCAACGATGCGACGCGTAACGTGCATAGGGAGGAGAACAATACTCGGATCATCAAGATGACGTCGCTTCAGGGCGAGTATATCCTGCTTGGGCGCAAGACGGTGGATACGGCCAACGAGTTCGTGCAGTACGGTCAGGGAGCTACGAGAACGGTCAACGTCACGGCGGGGAATCGACAGGAAGCCGAGTTTATCGACGGCTTGAGGTTGAGTGTTGTGCCGAGTACCGACATGGGCATCAACATTGATATCGTGAATGGGATTTCGCCGCAGGCTGTTCCGCTCGGGTTGGTGCCGGTTAACAGTTTCGCGTGGGTTGTCAACTCGAGTTCACCTGGCGCTCCTATGCTCGCAGATATGAAGTTTCCGTGTAAGTGCTCTTGCAAATAACGCCATCGACCATAAATGATGTACCCCCTGAACTGACAGTCTGGTATCTAGTTAATCCTTCAATGCTTTCCGCCGTTCGGGATTTTGTTCAGCCTGCCCCTGTCAGGGTGGCAAAGAAAGCACTTGGGACTACTGCCGAAGTACCGTTTCAACTTATGGCCGGGGAGATCATTGGAATCTTGCCAGACAACTCGGTTACCATTCCCAATGTAACACAGGTAGACGGGCAGTATGTGTTGCTCATGGTATCATAGGTTCAATTCATAAGTAGATAGTACATACCTTGCTACATATCAGTCACAATGACACAAGTGTTTTCCGCTAGCGTGACCAATGAGTGTATTTGAACGTGCCACCTGGCTTGAAGGTTGAGCTTGAAGATAGTCGATGCCGTATAAGCCGTAGCCCCATGTATCCAAATCTTGGCAAAATATGATTAGAAAAGATGCTGGTAAAACATTAAACATTGAAACTATGCAGGCATGTAATCACACTCTTCTCGTCCTCAAGTTCAGCCCCTTCATCAACATCACATGCAACCTCCCCCTCCGACCCCATCTCAACCAAACCCCCTTAAGCACAAAGCGTCAAAACAACATCCTGATCCGCCGTACAAACCTTAACCTGACTACCCCCGGGACTAACACCGCCCTCCCACACAATAGCAGGACAACTCGCAAGCCGACTCGCCACGACAATCTTGCTCCCCTTGAACCCGTCCCCGAACACGGTGCTCAAGTCGTACCATACTCCCGCGCCGTCCAGGTTATACGCGTACACGAGCTGCGGCGCGCCGGTGTAAAGGCCGTCGCGCGCGCGGGTGACTTTGAGGGCCCGGCCGCCGGTGGTCGGGTCCCGGGTGAAGGTCTCGCTGTAGGAGCCGCCCTTTGCGGCCAGGGGTCCGGCGGCGCGGACGTCGCCGCCGACGGACCAGAGGGAGACTTCGGTTGCGCAGTTGTTTACTACCGTTGCTTTGCCGAGGGCTGCGGTTTGGGTTGCGGCGGCGAGGAGGGGGATGAGGAGGGAGGTGAGATGCATGTTGGAGGCTGGGGAGTTGTGTGCTTGAGTGGGAATTTGGTAGATTCTGGAAGGCTGAGGATTGTCTATGGCTTGAGACCTTCGTGGTTTCAATGGATCGTGGTTATGTTATCGCAATGAAGTTGAGGCTGATGCTGTTCAAGAGGTTTGATGCGAGAGTCTATCTGTGATTTATATATCCAGCCGGTGACCGCCTTTTCGCAGAA
The Colletotrichum lupini chromosome 6, complete sequence DNA segment above includes these coding regions:
- a CDS encoding Bys1 family protein, which encodes MHLTSLLIPLLAAATQTAALGKATVVNNCATEVSLWSVGGDVRAAGPLAAKGGSYSETFTRDPTTGGRALKVTRARDGLYTGAPQLVYAYNLDGAGVWYDLSTVFGDGFKGSKIVVASRLASCPAIVWEGGVSPGGSQVKVCTADQDVVLTLCA